The Lebetimonas natsushimae genomic sequence CCGCCGTATGTTATTAAAAAAGAAGAAGTGGATAAAATGATAGATGTGGCATTTAATGGAATAAAAAAATTATAAATTTTTCAAAAAGTAACAATTTGTTAAAAATTCGTTTTTTTAAGATAATTAATAATAATTAATATTGATTTAACCAAAATAATATGTTATACTGACAATAGTTAAGGAAAGTTTAAATTTTTCCTCGCACAGTTGCCATCGGTAATAAAAAAGGAGAAAAAATGAGACCTCAAAAATTCATGTTAAGTGCTGTAGCAGTTGCAGCAATTGTTTCTGTTTCAAATGCTGATGTTACAATAGATAATGAAATAAATAAGACAGGTGTAATATTAAACTCTTCTGAAAATGTTACTGTTACCAATACAGGTGCAATAGAAATAAATGAGACAAATCCTAATCATTTCGGAATATATGTTACAGAGGATACAAATTTTAGTAATACAATAATAAATTCTGGGGTAATAGAAATAAATGCGACAAATGATACTAATAATTCAGGTGGAATAGTTATTCATGAAATAAATGAAGGTAATATTACAAATAACGGATTAATACAGTTAAATAGTGATGCAAACAACACTGGAGGTATTTATACAAAAAACAATAAAGGCAATATAGATAATGAAGGTGATATTGTTATAAATGAAATTGATAATGGAAAGAAAAAACTTATGGCTTTGGGAATTTATACTGAAAGTAATACAGGGAATATTCTCAATAAGGGTAATATTGAAATTAATACAACTACAGCAGATTATCATTATGCAGTTGGTATTTTAGTAAAAGGCAACAACACATCAAATCCTATTATCAATAAAGGGAATATAACTGTAACAAATAATAATTCTCTTGGGGATGCCGCCGGTATTGCTTCCATAAATTCCGAAAAAACGAATATAATAAATGAGGGAAATATTACTTCATCAAAGGTCGGTATAGCAGTTGATGAAGATGATCCATTAAATACAATGGATACTGTTATAAATAACTCAGGAAACATAAATTCCAATGATACCGGTATTTATGTAAGTCATAAAACTGAGTCCTTAAGTAAAATAAATATAACTAACAAAGGTATCTTGAATGTAAATTCGCTTAAAGGAATATATGCCTCTTCCGATAGCAATAACGGAGATTCTTATATTACTATAATAAATGAAGGAAAAATAACTTCTGGTGAAAGTAATATAGAAGGTAAAATTAATATTAACAATAGCGGAAATGCAGAATTAACTATCACTAACACAGCAAGCGGAGAATTAAATGCTTCTAATGGATCAGGGATTTATGCATATTCAAAAACAAATGATGGAAATACGTCAGTTAATATTACAAATGAAGCAGAGATTACTTCACATGAATCTGCTATTTATGCAGGGGCAAAATCAAACGGTGGAAATGCTTATTTGAATATGGAAAATTCCGGGGATTTAGATTCTGATAGCTACGGTTTAGATGGTGATGTTTATGCAAAAAATGGAAATTCAACTCTTATAGTTGATAATTCAGGTAACATAAATGCTAATTATTACGGTATTTCAGGGTATTCCAAAGCAAATAATGGTAATGCTAATATGAATATAATTAATAGTGGAAATATAAATGTAAATAACGACGCTATATTTGAATATGCTTTTGTTGACAATAACGGAAATGCAAATGTAAATATAACAAATACAAAAGAATTAAATTCTAACCAAGGTAAAGGAATTTATTTAAGATATTCTGAAACACATAACGGTAATTCTGTAGTGGATATAAATAACAGCGGAAATATAAATTCTCATTATGAAGCAATTTACAGTTATTCTCATGTAGATAATAACGGTGATGCCGTTGCAAATATTACAAATACTGGCGATTTAAATTCTGTTGATAATAAGGGTATTCATATTTTATCTAGAACAGATGATGGAAATTCAAGTATAAATATAAACAATATCGGAAATATTAAATCTCATGATGACGCTATTTACAGCGAATCAAGAGTTAATAACGGTAATGGTAATGCAAGATTAAATATAGTAAACAGAGGTGAAATCAATTCTACATCAAACAGAGGAATATATGGACTTTCATATGCCCATCAAGGTCAAAATTCAACTCTTACAATCACTAATGAAGGTAATATAGCATCTCATATGCAATCTATTGAGGGATATGCACGTATTTTTGATGATGGTAAAGCTGCAGTAAATATTGTAAACACAGGGGAATTAAATTCTGATAATAAAGGTATATATGCTCATTCTTATGCATATCAAGGAGGAAATTCAATAGTTAACATCACAAATTCAAAAAATATTACTTCCGAGCAGGACGCAATATACGGTAATGCTAAAGCTAACGGATATGGTGATTCAGTAGTTCATATCACAAATAATTCTGTACTGAATTCTTCAGATGGAGAAGGGATTTATGCTTCTTCAACAGCTCATAAAGGTAATGCTATAGTAGATATTAACAATACTGAAACAGGTAAAATAATTTCTACTGACAATTCATTATACGGTTATGCTAAATCAGAAAACACAGGGAATTCAGTTGTTAATATTACGAACACAGCTAAGATTAATTCCAATATTTCTGGAATTTATGGCGAAAGTTTTGCCAATTATGGAGATGCAGCAATAAGTTTTGAAAATTCAGAACAAATTAATTCCAATGATGATGCAATTTACGGTTATGCCAGTGTAGATTCTGAAGGGAATGATAAAATAGTTATCAATAATAAAGGTGATTTAAATTCCACAAATGGAAAAGGGATTTATGCTTATTCTTATATTGATGAAGATGAAACCGGAAATATGTCAATTACCATAACAAATGAGGGTAATATTACCTCTCATGATGATTCAATATATGCAAGAGCTTATAATTATGGGTATGGTAATAACGAAATAAATATTACAAATAATGCAGAATTAAATTCTATTAATGGAAATGGGATTCATGCTTATTCTTATATTTATGAGGACGGAAATTCAAATATTAATATAACAAATGAAGGTAATATTAATTCCAATCAAAATGCTATATATGTTTCTGTTGATAAGGAAGAGGATGGTGATTCGCTAGTTAATATTATGAATACAGCAGAATTAAATTCAACAGATGGAGAAGGAATAAATATTTGGTCAAATGTATATAGTGGCACATCATCAGTAAATATTAATAATACAGGAAATATATTTGCACATAATTACGGAATACATGCGGAATCTGATGCAAGTAATGACAGCAATATCACAATTACAAATAATGCTTTGATAGAGGCAAATTATGGAATATATGCATATGCAGAGAGTAATGATGGCAATGTAACAATAAAGATAACAAACCAAAAATCTATTATTGCCCCGACAGCCTTTCAAATTTGGACTGGAGCAGGTGATACAGCAAATGTAAAGATATTAAATACAGGGGATGTCTATTCTGATAATATAATAAATGATGCATCAGATGGCAGTGCACCACATGAGAGTAAAGTTTTAGAAAACAGAGG encodes the following:
- a CDS encoding beta strand repeat-containing protein — translated: MRPQKFMLSAVAVAAIVSVSNADVTIDNEINKTGVILNSSENVTVTNTGAIEINETNPNHFGIYVTEDTNFSNTIINSGVIEINATNDTNNSGGIVIHEINEGNITNNGLIQLNSDANNTGGIYTKNNKGNIDNEGDIVINEIDNGKKKLMALGIYTESNTGNILNKGNIEINTTTADYHYAVGILVKGNNTSNPIINKGNITVTNNNSLGDAAGIASINSEKTNIINEGNITSSKVGIAVDEDDPLNTMDTVINNSGNINSNDTGIYVSHKTESLSKINITNKGILNVNSLKGIYASSDSNNGDSYITIINEGKITSGESNIEGKININNSGNAELTITNTASGELNASNGSGIYAYSKTNDGNTSVNITNEAEITSHESAIYAGAKSNGGNAYLNMENSGDLDSDSYGLDGDVYAKNGNSTLIVDNSGNINANYYGISGYSKANNGNANMNIINSGNINVNNDAIFEYAFVDNNGNANVNITNTKELNSNQGKGIYLRYSETHNGNSVVDINNSGNINSHYEAIYSYSHVDNNGDAVANITNTGDLNSVDNKGIHILSRTDDGNSSININNIGNIKSHDDAIYSESRVNNGNGNARLNIVNRGEINSTSNRGIYGLSYAHQGQNSTLTITNEGNIASHMQSIEGYARIFDDGKAAVNIVNTGELNSDNKGIYAHSYAYQGGNSIVNITNSKNITSEQDAIYGNAKANGYGDSVVHITNNSVLNSSDGEGIYASSTAHKGNAIVDINNTETGKIISTDNSLYGYAKSENTGNSVVNITNTAKINSNISGIYGESFANYGDAAISFENSEQINSNDDAIYGYASVDSEGNDKIVINNKGDLNSTNGKGIYAYSYIDEDETGNMSITITNEGNITSHDDSIYARAYNYGYGNNEINITNNAELNSINGNGIHAYSYIYEDGNSNINITNEGNINSNQNAIYVSVDKEEDGDSLVNIMNTAELNSTDGEGINIWSNVYSGTSSVNINNTGNIFAHNYGIHAESDASNDSNITITNNALIEANYGIYAYAESNDGNVTIKITNQKSIIAPTAFQIWTGAGDTANVKILNTGDVYSDNIINDASDGSAPHESKVLENRGYIEGDFDSNTFDIENYGRIALKTFNPSNVKSYTGKSGGELDINMEADENATLRYTRLHAENVTMEDGTKIFVNVRELNATKEQLIGQTLDGVVVSDNNITYNGNILVSDNSALIDFGLLKNDMNISLNIIQTKKIAEAVNNGGLGGVSEAGSVLDNYQTGTNPELDEFKNNLYDLERDEDVANAVA